In a genomic window of Methylobacter sp. YRD-M1:
- a CDS encoding AAA family ATPase, with protein sequence MRILAIRGKNLASLADAFEISLDDGPLAQVGLFAITGQTGAGKSTILDALCLALYDKIPRLPDGHGFAVGHRDEDENLRVTSNDVRSILRRGTASAFAEVDFVGKDKHAYRARWDVGKARGKATGRLQPQDITLTHIATGQRIGQGKKSTLEAISEKIDLNFDQFRRSVLLAQGDFAAFLKAKKDDRSNLLERITGTDIYSELSIAAFERAKQEKEALRRIEEQLQDQIPLAEPDRQALEQERDQCIALLADLEKAISSNQQILDWYAALNSLKAAEQAAGIAFETSQQAWNDAQSDRLLIEKVEAAQPVRPLLAHYEAAMAEVRDAQQTLKISGELQETAELGFNAAKHQMAVASDALQAAEKTRLDAQPLLRKARDLDTRIEIMQADINALNAEQARQQEQLAGAQAHHQGLLAQQTERTNQLQRLDNWLEENQALKPVAAEWSRWQGELERYQMLTTRKAENEVKLKACKHSAAGDECQMAEIKKAIIESRQEQDKQQAMLEPLKQQAGQYSLEGLNRAKDDLEIKRGQVGTGLKLAHEALALQQALAQDSDKLAAIEQVLTDAAEQLQTATRQQSTNVIALEEAKKSLALIQAIAHKNAQEFRDLLQPDQPCPVCGALEHPWRNHDRVDTPLEDAQQARVKELESEKVALIKSIAGLQKLIDQKQEQKSALAQQMAQAQEKLADCHNEWRALVLPDKTGLALTDAGLLPLLEQQAEQLTAEWEQVKQQEKQAIELQKQIEKAQALFDASKQKLENLMGRQAALDSRLAESKANMNHFSDQLQEAETQLSALTGLLQVPFGLIDGWQSELMRDADRFRQSLAAQVSQWQQAEQDIQTIARTLADTNREEELAAQSLQQSRQLCHAKQAEITLKTEEKQRLSEERNALLPDANDEAVDSYEQALNRKVQAARTAYEQAGNDAVQAETDLATQRQNQRHWQAETGRRSDNLEKANAVLNQALAKQGIDLDGLKQLLEKDEAWLSGQKAKRTALEQALRESAALLKVKTDDRRRHETRTPLETEELARQIAQELLQQRQLLNSQKEEKLILLREDDKKISAGSHLKAELDKQQACWQQWESLNELIGSKSGAKFRSFAQSLTLEALLAHSNRHLEDFARRYRLQRVPGSELELQIIDRDMADDVRSVHSLSGGESFLVSLALALGLASLSSNKTQVESLFIDEGFGSLDPETLDIAIASLDTLQALGRKVGIISHVPILVERIGARVVVEKQGGGKSRVFVEGNC encoded by the coding sequence ATGCGCATTCTGGCAATTCGCGGCAAAAACCTGGCCAGTCTGGCCGACGCGTTTGAGATTTCACTGGACGACGGCCCGCTCGCGCAGGTCGGCCTGTTCGCCATCACCGGCCAGACCGGCGCCGGCAAGAGCACGATTCTGGACGCCTTGTGCCTGGCGCTATACGACAAAATACCGCGCTTGCCGGACGGGCATGGCTTTGCGGTCGGACACAGGGACGAGGATGAAAACTTGCGCGTGACCAGCAATGACGTGCGCTCGATCCTGCGGCGCGGCACGGCCTCGGCTTTTGCTGAGGTCGATTTTGTCGGCAAGGACAAACACGCCTACCGGGCGCGCTGGGACGTCGGCAAGGCACGCGGCAAGGCGACCGGCCGGCTTCAGCCCCAGGACATCACCCTGACTCATATCGCCACTGGCCAGCGCATAGGGCAGGGTAAAAAGAGCACGCTGGAGGCGATCAGTGAAAAGATCGATCTTAACTTCGACCAGTTTCGGCGCTCGGTCCTGCTGGCGCAAGGGGATTTCGCAGCCTTCCTGAAAGCCAAAAAGGACGATCGTTCCAATTTGCTCGAGCGCATTACCGGCACCGATATTTACTCCGAGCTGTCGATCGCGGCCTTCGAGCGCGCCAAGCAGGAAAAAGAAGCGCTAAGGCGCATCGAAGAGCAGTTGCAGGACCAGATACCGCTGGCCGAGCCCGATCGTCAAGCGCTGGAACAGGAGCGCGACCAATGTATCGCACTATTGGCTGACCTCGAAAAAGCCATCAGCAGCAATCAGCAAATCCTCGACTGGTACGCGGCGCTGAACAGCCTGAAAGCGGCTGAGCAGGCGGCCGGCATCGCCTTTGAAACAAGTCAGCAGGCCTGGAATGACGCCCAATCTGACCGCCTGCTGATTGAAAAAGTCGAAGCCGCGCAGCCGGTCAGACCCTTGTTGGCGCACTATGAAGCGGCAATGGCCGAAGTCAGGGATGCGCAGCAAACCCTGAAAATCAGCGGCGAATTGCAGGAAACCGCCGAGCTCGGGTTTAATGCGGCCAAACATCAGATGGCGGTTGCCTCCGATGCCCTGCAGGCCGCCGAGAAAACCCGGCTGGATGCCCAGCCTTTATTGCGCAAAGCCCGCGATCTGGACACGCGCATCGAAATCATGCAGGCCGATATCAATGCCTTGAACGCCGAACAGGCCCGACAGCAGGAACAGCTGGCGGGCGCGCAAGCGCATCATCAGGGCTTGCTGGCGCAACAAACCGAAAGAACCAACCAGTTGCAGCGGCTCGACAACTGGCTGGAGGAAAATCAGGCGCTGAAACCCGTCGCGGCCGAATGGAGCCGTTGGCAAGGCGAGCTGGAGCGCTACCAGATGCTGACAACGCGCAAGGCGGAGAACGAGGTCAAGCTCAAGGCCTGCAAACACTCGGCCGCTGGCGACGAATGCCAAATGGCTGAAATCAAAAAAGCCATCATCGAAAGCCGACAGGAGCAGGACAAGCAACAGGCAATGCTGGAGCCGCTGAAACAGCAGGCCGGCCAGTATTCGCTCGAGGGCCTGAACCGGGCTAAAGACGATCTGGAAATCAAACGCGGGCAAGTCGGCACCGGCCTGAAGCTGGCCCATGAAGCGCTGGCGCTGCAACAGGCTCTGGCGCAGGACAGCGATAAACTGGCCGCCATCGAGCAGGTGCTGACCGATGCGGCCGAGCAGTTGCAAACGGCAACCCGGCAGCAGTCAACCAACGTCATTGCGCTCGAAGAAGCCAAAAAGTCCCTGGCCTTGATCCAGGCCATTGCGCATAAAAACGCCCAGGAATTCCGCGATCTGCTCCAGCCCGATCAACCCTGTCCGGTTTGCGGAGCGCTCGAGCATCCCTGGCGCAATCATGACCGTGTCGACACGCCGCTGGAGGACGCACAACAGGCCAGAGTCAAGGAGCTGGAAAGCGAAAAAGTGGCCCTGATCAAATCGATCGCCGGGTTGCAAAAATTGATCGACCAGAAACAGGAACAAAAGTCAGCGCTGGCACAGCAGATGGCTCAGGCTCAGGAGAAACTGGCGGATTGCCATAATGAGTGGCGCGCTCTGGTCCTGCCTGACAAAACCGGACTAGCCCTTACCGATGCCGGGCTTTTACCGCTATTGGAACAACAGGCTGAACAATTAACGGCCGAATGGGAACAGGTCAAGCAGCAGGAAAAACAAGCCATAGAGCTGCAAAAGCAGATTGAAAAAGCTCAGGCCCTGTTCGATGCCAGCAAGCAGAAACTGGAAAATCTGATGGGACGGCAGGCTGCGCTCGACAGCCGGCTGGCCGAAAGCAAAGCTAATATGAATCATTTTTCGGACCAGCTTCAGGAAGCGGAAACACAACTGAGCGCGCTGACCGGACTGTTGCAGGTGCCGTTCGGCCTGATCGACGGCTGGCAGTCTGAGCTAATGCGCGATGCCGATCGGTTCAGGCAGAGTCTGGCTGCGCAGGTCAGCCAATGGCAGCAGGCGGAGCAGGATATACAGACAATAGCCCGGACCCTGGCTGATACCAATCGAGAAGAAGAGCTCGCCGCCCAGTCCCTGCAACAAAGCCGGCAACTCTGCCATGCCAAGCAGGCCGAGATCACGCTGAAGACGGAAGAAAAACAGAGACTGTCGGAAGAGCGCAATGCCTTGCTGCCGGATGCCAATGACGAGGCGGTCGACAGCTACGAGCAGGCGCTGAACCGCAAGGTGCAGGCAGCCAGAACCGCCTATGAGCAGGCCGGCAATGACGCCGTTCAGGCTGAAACCGATCTGGCGACTCAGCGACAAAACCAGAGGCACTGGCAAGCCGAAACCGGCCGGCGCTCGGACAATCTGGAAAAAGCCAATGCCGTGCTGAACCAGGCGCTGGCGAAGCAGGGCATCGATCTGGACGGTTTGAAACAACTGCTCGAAAAAGACGAAGCCTGGCTGAGCGGGCAGAAAGCCAAGCGGACAGCGCTGGAACAGGCGCTGCGCGAATCCGCTGCATTGCTGAAGGTCAAAACGGACGATAGACGCCGGCATGAAACCCGGACGCCGCTGGAAACCGAGGAACTCGCCAGGCAGATCGCCCAGGAATTGCTGCAACAGCGGCAACTATTGAATTCGCAGAAGGAAGAAAAACTGATACTGCTGCGCGAGGACGACAAGAAAATCAGCGCCGGTAGCCATTTGAAAGCGGAGCTGGACAAGCAGCAGGCGTGCTGGCAGCAGTGGGAAAGCCTGAATGAGCTGATCGGCTCGAAATCCGGCGCCAAATTCCGCAGCTTCGCCCAGAGCCTGACCCTGGAAGCCCTGTTGGCGCACAGCAACCGTCATCTCGAAGACTTCGCCAGGCGCTACCGGCTGCAGCGCGTGCCGGGCAGCGAACTGGAGCTGCAGATCATCGACCGCGACATGGCCGACGATGTACGCAGCGTGCACAGCCTGTCCGGCGGCGAGAGCTTCCTGGTCTCGCTGGCGCTGGCGCTGGGCCTGGCTTCGCTGTCCTCGAACAAAACCCAGGTCGAATCGCTATTCATCGACGAAGGCTTCGGCAGCCTGGACCCCGAAACCCTCGACATCGCCATAGCCAGCCTGGACACATTGCAAGCTCTGGGCCGGAAAGTGGGCATCATTTCGCATGTGCCGATACTGGTCGAAAGAATCGGCGCCAGGGTCGTGGTTGAAAAGCAGGGCGGGGGAAAGAGCCGGGTTTTTGTAGAGGGGAATTGTTGA